A genomic window from Cupriavidus metallidurans CH34 includes:
- a CDS encoding Nif3-like dinuclear metal center hexameric protein, which produces MKTKELELYLNDLLQVSRFKDYCPNGLQVQGRPEVAHIVTGVTASLALIDAAIEAGADAILVHHGYFWKNEDACIVGQKHARLKRLLGADINLLAYHLPLDSHPELGNNAQLGLQLGITPTGRFSDDQLGWTGTLPQPMPLSAFAAHVGGVLEREPLVIGDADQMIRTVGWCTGGAQGYFAAAVDAGVDLYMSGEVSEPTTHLARESGVAYLAAGHHATERYGIRAVGEHLAQRFGLRHTFIDIPNPV; this is translated from the coding sequence ATGAAAACAAAAGAGCTTGAATTGTACTTGAACGACCTGCTGCAGGTTTCCCGTTTCAAGGACTATTGCCCGAATGGACTCCAGGTGCAGGGTCGGCCGGAGGTTGCCCATATTGTCACCGGTGTGACGGCGAGCTTGGCGCTGATCGATGCGGCGATCGAAGCCGGCGCGGACGCCATCCTCGTGCACCACGGCTATTTCTGGAAAAATGAGGACGCCTGTATCGTTGGCCAGAAACACGCCCGCCTGAAGCGCCTGCTGGGCGCCGATATCAATCTGCTGGCGTACCATCTGCCGCTAGACAGCCATCCTGAGCTTGGCAACAACGCCCAACTGGGTCTGCAGCTCGGGATCACCCCGACGGGCCGCTTCAGCGATGATCAGTTGGGCTGGACCGGCACGCTGCCGCAGCCCATGCCGCTCAGCGCCTTTGCGGCCCATGTGGGTGGCGTGCTGGAGCGGGAGCCGCTGGTCATCGGCGACGCCGACCAGATGATCCGCACTGTGGGCTGGTGTACCGGCGGCGCGCAGGGGTACTTCGCGGCCGCGGTGGACGCGGGCGTGGATCTTTATATGAGTGGGGAGGTGTCCGAGCCCACCACGCACCTGGCGCGGGAGAGCGGCGTGGCCTATCTGGCTGCCGGTCATCATGCGACGGAACGCTACGGCATCCGTGCAGTGGGCGAACATCTGGCGCAGCGCTTCGGGCTGCGTCACACTTTCATCGACATTCCGAACCCGGTCTGA